In a genomic window of Pseudoxanthomonas sp. Root65:
- a CDS encoding disulfide bond formation protein B gives MNPLRWSFRAQCLLGFAVCAGLLGYAVYVQFVQQLEPCPFCIFQRLAFAATGVLFLLGALHGPRRPGGRKVYGVLAFLGAATGIGIAGKHVWVQLYPPLMPSCGPGWDYMIENNTWLGVVQKVLAAKGDCSTIDWSFLGLTMPMWSLVWFELLAVWALWIGFRARRTSTFR, from the coding sequence ATGAATCCTCTTCGCTGGAGTTTCCGCGCGCAGTGCTTGCTGGGCTTCGCCGTCTGCGCGGGCCTGCTGGGTTATGCGGTGTACGTGCAGTTCGTGCAGCAACTGGAACCGTGCCCGTTCTGCATCTTCCAGCGACTGGCGTTCGCGGCGACGGGCGTGCTGTTCCTGCTCGGCGCGCTGCACGGTCCGCGTCGGCCCGGAGGCCGCAAGGTCTATGGCGTGCTGGCGTTCCTTGGCGCGGCGACCGGTATTGGCATCGCGGGCAAGCACGTGTGGGTGCAGCTGTATCCGCCGCTGATGCCGAGCTGCGGTCCCGGCTGGGACTACATGATCGAGAACAACACCTGGCTCGGCGTGGTGCAGAAGGTGCTGGCGGCCAAGGGCGACTGCAGCACGATCGACTGGAGTTTCCTTGGCCTGACCATGCCCATGTGGAGCCTGGTGTGGTTCGAGCTGCTGGCGGTCTGGGCGCTCTGGATCGGCTTTCGCGCCCGCAGGACCTCGACCTTCCGCTGA
- the secY gene encoding preprotein translocase subunit SecY yields MAQGNAAGALAGAGKFTELRQRLLFVLGALIVYRIGCFIPVPGVNPDAMLAMMQAQGGGIVDMFNMFSGGALHRFSIFALNVMPYISASIVMQLGVHIFPSLKALQKEGESGRRKITQYSRIGAVLLAIVQGGSIATALQNQVAPGGMPVVYAPGMGFVLTAVVALTAGTIFLMWIGEQVTERGIGNGVSLIIFAGIVAGLPGAVIQTVGAFRDGTLSFISLLVIAVVVLGFTFLVVFVERGQRRITVNYARRQGGRNAYMNQTSFLPLKLNMAGVIPPIFASSILAFPATLAMWSGQNSGATTWLQRVSNALAPGEPLHMIVFAAMIIGFAFFYTALVFNSQETAENLKKSGALIPGIRPGKATADYVDGVLTRLTAIGSMYLVAVCLLPEVMRTQLGTSFYFGGTSLLIVVVVVMDFIAQIQAHLMSHQYESLLKKANLKGGSRGGLAPRG; encoded by the coding sequence ATGGCGCAGGGTAATGCCGCCGGTGCGCTGGCAGGCGCAGGCAAGTTCACCGAACTCCGCCAGCGCCTGCTGTTCGTGCTGGGTGCGCTGATCGTCTATCGGATCGGCTGTTTCATCCCGGTCCCGGGCGTCAATCCCGATGCCATGCTTGCGATGATGCAGGCGCAGGGCGGCGGCATCGTGGACATGTTCAACATGTTCTCGGGCGGCGCCCTGCACCGTTTCAGCATCTTCGCGCTGAACGTCATGCCCTACATTTCGGCATCGATCGTGATGCAGTTGGGCGTGCACATCTTCCCCAGCCTGAAGGCGCTGCAGAAGGAAGGCGAGTCCGGTCGCCGCAAGATCACCCAGTACTCGCGCATCGGCGCGGTGCTGCTGGCGATCGTGCAGGGCGGCAGCATCGCCACCGCGCTGCAGAACCAGGTCGCGCCCGGTGGCATGCCGGTGGTGTACGCACCGGGCATGGGCTTCGTGCTGACCGCCGTGGTCGCACTGACCGCCGGCACCATCTTCCTGATGTGGATCGGCGAGCAGGTGACCGAGCGCGGCATCGGCAACGGCGTCTCGCTGATCATCTTTGCGGGCATTGTGGCCGGCCTGCCGGGTGCGGTCATCCAGACCGTCGGCGCTTTCCGCGACGGCACGCTGAGCTTCATCTCGCTGCTGGTCATCGCCGTGGTGGTGCTGGGCTTCACGTTCCTGGTGGTGTTCGTGGAACGCGGGCAGCGACGTATCACAGTGAATTACGCGCGCCGCCAGGGCGGTCGCAACGCGTACATGAACCAGACCTCGTTCCTGCCGCTCAAGCTCAACATGGCCGGCGTGATCCCGCCGATCTTCGCCTCCAGCATCCTGGCCTTCCCGGCCACGCTGGCGATGTGGTCCGGCCAGAACAGTGGTGCCACCACGTGGCTGCAGCGCGTGTCCAACGCGCTGGCGCCGGGCGAGCCGCTGCACATGATCGTGTTCGCGGCGATGATCATCGGCTTCGCGTTCTTCTACACGGCGCTGGTGTTCAACTCGCAGGAAACCGCCGAGAACCTGAAGAAGTCGGGCGCGCTGATCCCGGGCATCCGCCCCGGCAAGGCCACCGCCGACTACGTCGACGGCGTGCTGACGCGCCTGACGGCGATCGGCTCGATGTACCTGGTGGCGGTCTGCCTGTTGCCGGAAGTGATGCGTACCCAACTGGGCACGTCGTTCTACTTCGGCGGCACCTCGCTGCTGATCGTGGTGGTGGTGGTGATGGACTTCATTGCGCAGATCCAGGCGCACCTGATGTCCCACCAGTACGAGAGCCTGCTGAAGAAGGCCAATCTCAAGGGTGGTTCGCGGGGCGGTCTTGCCCCCCGTGGCTGA
- the rpoA gene encoding DNA-directed RNA polymerase subunit alpha has product MTGITQQVLRPRGPQIERLTGNRAKVVIEPLERGYGHTLGNALRRVLLSSIPGFAITEVEIDGVLHEYSTIEGMQEDVLEVLLNLKDVAIRIHSGDSSTLSLAKQGPGVVTAGDIKTDHNVEILNPELVICNLTKDTALNMRLKIERGFGYQPAAARRRPDEETRVIGRLVLDASFSPVRRVAYAVEAARVEQRTDLDKLVLDIETNGTIDAEEAVRTAADILSDQLSVFGDFTHRDRGAPKQAASGVDPVLLRPIDDLELTVRSANCLKAESIYYIGDLIQKTEVELLKTPNLGKKSLTEIKEVLAQRGLSLGMKLENWPPAGVAQHGMLG; this is encoded by the coding sequence ATGACGGGTATTACTCAGCAAGTGCTGCGCCCCCGCGGCCCGCAGATCGAGCGCCTGACCGGCAATCGCGCGAAAGTGGTCATCGAACCGCTGGAACGTGGTTACGGCCATACGCTCGGCAATGCGTTGCGCCGCGTGCTGCTGTCGTCGATCCCCGGCTTCGCGATCACCGAAGTCGAGATCGATGGCGTGCTGCACGAATACAGCACCATCGAAGGCATGCAGGAAGACGTGCTGGAAGTGCTGTTGAACCTGAAGGATGTGGCCATCCGCATCCACAGCGGCGACTCCTCCACGCTGAGCCTGGCCAAGCAGGGCCCGGGCGTGGTGACCGCCGGCGACATCAAGACCGACCACAACGTCGAAATCCTCAACCCGGAACTGGTCATCTGCAACCTGACCAAGGACACGGCGCTGAACATGCGCCTGAAGATCGAGCGTGGTTTCGGCTACCAGCCGGCCGCCGCCCGTCGTCGTCCGGACGAAGAAACCCGCGTGATCGGTCGCCTGGTGCTGGACGCCTCGTTCTCGCCGGTCCGTCGCGTCGCGTACGCGGTGGAAGCTGCGCGCGTCGAGCAGCGCACCGACCTGGACAAGCTGGTCCTGGACATCGAAACCAACGGCACGATCGATGCCGAGGAGGCCGTGCGCACCGCCGCCGACATCCTCAGCGACCAGCTGTCGGTGTTCGGTGACTTCACGCACCGCGACCGCGGCGCGCCGAAGCAGGCCGCCAGCGGCGTGGATCCGGTGCTGCTGCGCCCGATCGACGACCTGGAGCTGACCGTGCGTTCGGCCAACTGCCTGAAGGCCGAGAGCATCTACTACATCGGCGACCTGATCCAGAAGACGGAAGTCGAACTGCTCAAGACCCCGAACCTCGGCAAGAAGTCGCTGACCGAGATCAAGGAAGTCCTGGCGCAGCGCGGCCTGTCCCTGGGCATGAAGCTGGAGAACTGGCCGCCGGCCGGTGTCGCCCAGCACGGCATGCTCGGCTGA
- a CDS encoding EAL domain-containing protein, producing MDRASELRAFSGSGSTARRRQRNLNSLAWGVLVIACLLSLWSGSTAWQQAREHARAQFDARADAVATAVTSHMHAYEDTVRAAAAVLEGRQDIEQDSFYAFVEKLQVPTRQSAVHGLGFARHVRHDERDAYVAAQRARYGDAFAIHPAGDRDDYVVLDLLYPDSPGIRPLLGKDVMAETVRRAAIEAARDSGELSAAPLVALGDATKGSTGLAGFLLYAPVYDDPVAARGDVDARRRLLRGFATAGFGWRRVVEDAVGHAGDDEFDLQLRAHDHAGAPIFQTRALESRYGSNWQPAFTAQRELHLLGSEWQLVLRSPPLREALPGLASIVMLTLCGIGLGLLLFLLLHNLARTERRSRALLDAVADHLPALIAYIDADGRYGFANRACRTWSGTPEEWSDRHVDEVHADAPEFLASLKRAMRDCTPDHWTAWDTELGRPPRPVHLYLVPDVESGRKIAGWYLMGNDVSEQRLAHRELAMARDHLKRVTDRLPALIAQFDAQHRLVFHNRAFAELVRWRTPPTPGLHMRELFGEAAYLRHTPQIETAFSGREGEFESSFDTADGTRRMHSFYTPDTDETGTICGFFVMSVDITEKARLEHALHDANELAEVTLTSISEAVITVDDASRVTYMNPAAEALCGWRLDQALQQPLDQVAPLVRVEAYDADDEPHPMGQPGDLQLVRRDDSRLLVERSLSSIHDRDERMVGTVMVLRDITESRALSSRMTYLAHHDALTGLPNRLQLNERLGQAITHATNHGNGIAVLFLDLDLFKHVNDALGHHTGDELLQQVARRIQRNIGNLGTVYRTGGDEFVVLLPNVLARDNVLQVADRLLALAGTPYTVAAHELHQAFSIGISLFPEDGYDAATLMMRADAAMYLAKRNGRNATRFYTRELASSVDARIELENSLRRSLRNGDLSLHYQPQVDRASGRIVGVEGLARWQRGDQLMMPGEFLPIAEETNLIVDIDQWAIRAACRQNRIWQQAGLPPIRVSVNIAAANFDTDDLVDTVVEALRDSGLAAEFLELEVTETTLMRDVQRTDRTLRALKALGVRIAIDDFGTGFSSLSYLGNYGFNVLKIDQSFVRDVAEPNQAAITRAIIGLAAQLQCRTIAEGVETSEQAAWLAANGCDELQGNYFSEPLPAAEFAKLYARGTTWDIPRATPDAGMPTS from the coding sequence GTGGACCGGGCATCGGAACTGCGGGCATTCAGTGGATCCGGATCCACTGCCCGTCGGCGCCAGCGCAACCTGAATTCGCTGGCCTGGGGCGTGCTGGTCATTGCCTGCCTGCTGTCGCTGTGGTCCGGCTCGACGGCCTGGCAGCAGGCCCGCGAACATGCCCGCGCGCAGTTCGATGCGCGCGCCGACGCCGTGGCCACGGCCGTGACCAGCCACATGCATGCGTACGAAGACACGGTGCGTGCCGCCGCCGCCGTGCTGGAGGGGCGCCAGGACATCGAACAGGACAGCTTCTACGCCTTCGTGGAGAAGCTGCAGGTGCCCACGCGTCAATCGGCCGTACACGGGCTCGGATTCGCGCGCCACGTGCGGCACGACGAACGCGACGCCTATGTCGCGGCACAACGCGCGCGCTATGGCGATGCCTTCGCCATCCACCCCGCCGGCGATCGCGACGACTATGTGGTGCTCGACCTGCTGTATCCCGATTCGCCGGGAATACGGCCGCTGCTCGGCAAGGACGTGATGGCGGAGACCGTGCGCCGGGCCGCGATCGAAGCCGCGCGCGACAGCGGCGAACTGTCTGCCGCGCCGCTGGTGGCACTGGGCGATGCGACGAAAGGCAGTACCGGCCTGGCAGGCTTCCTGCTCTACGCGCCGGTCTACGACGACCCGGTCGCCGCGCGCGGCGACGTGGACGCGCGGCGTCGCCTGCTGCGCGGCTTCGCCACCGCCGGCTTCGGCTGGCGCCGGGTCGTGGAGGACGCCGTCGGCCACGCCGGAGACGACGAGTTCGACCTGCAACTGCGCGCGCACGACCATGCTGGCGCCCCCATTTTCCAGACCCGCGCGCTGGAGAGCCGGTACGGCAGCAATTGGCAGCCCGCCTTCACCGCACAGCGCGAGCTTCACCTGCTGGGCAGCGAATGGCAGCTGGTGCTGCGCTCGCCGCCCCTGCGCGAGGCGCTGCCCGGGCTGGCCTCGATCGTGATGCTGACGCTGTGCGGCATCGGACTGGGCCTGCTGCTGTTCCTGCTGCTGCACAATCTCGCGCGCACAGAGCGTCGCAGCCGGGCGCTGCTGGATGCCGTCGCCGATCATCTCCCCGCGCTGATCGCCTACATCGACGCCGACGGCCGCTACGGCTTCGCCAACCGCGCCTGCCGCACGTGGTCGGGCACGCCGGAGGAATGGAGCGACCGTCACGTGGACGAGGTGCACGCCGATGCACCGGAGTTCCTTGCCTCGCTGAAGCGTGCGATGCGCGACTGCACGCCGGACCACTGGACCGCCTGGGACACCGAACTGGGACGACCGCCGCGCCCCGTGCATCTGTACCTCGTACCCGATGTCGAATCCGGCAGGAAGATCGCCGGCTGGTATCTGATGGGCAACGACGTGAGCGAGCAGCGCCTGGCGCACCGCGAACTGGCGATGGCGCGCGACCACCTGAAGCGCGTCACCGACCGCCTGCCGGCGCTGATCGCCCAGTTCGACGCGCAGCATCGCCTGGTGTTCCACAACCGCGCGTTCGCCGAACTGGTGCGCTGGCGGACGCCACCGACGCCCGGCCTGCACATGCGCGAGCTCTTCGGCGAGGCGGCCTATCTGCGGCACACGCCGCAGATCGAGACGGCGTTTTCCGGGCGCGAGGGCGAGTTCGAAAGCAGCTTCGACACCGCCGACGGCACGCGGAGGATGCACAGCTTCTACACCCCCGACACCGACGAGACCGGCACGATCTGCGGCTTCTTCGTCATGTCCGTCGACATCACCGAGAAGGCGCGACTGGAGCATGCCCTGCACGATGCCAACGAACTGGCCGAGGTCACGCTGACCTCGATCAGCGAAGCGGTCATCACCGTGGATGACGCCAGCCGCGTGACCTACATGAATCCGGCCGCCGAGGCGCTCTGTGGATGGCGCCTGGACCAGGCACTGCAACAGCCTCTGGACCAAGTGGCGCCGCTGGTGCGTGTGGAAGCCTACGACGCCGACGACGAGCCGCACCCGATGGGCCAGCCCGGCGACCTGCAACTGGTGCGCCGGGACGACAGCCGCCTGCTGGTGGAACGCTCGCTGTCCTCCATCCACGACCGCGACGAGCGTATGGTGGGCACGGTGATGGTGTTGCGCGACATCACCGAATCGCGCGCCCTCAGTTCGCGCATGACCTATCTAGCCCACCACGACGCACTCACCGGCCTGCCGAACCGACTGCAACTCAACGAACGCCTCGGCCAGGCCATCACGCATGCGACCAACCACGGCAACGGCATCGCCGTGCTGTTCCTGGACCTGGATCTGTTCAAGCACGTCAACGATGCGCTCGGCCACCACACCGGCGACGAACTGCTGCAGCAGGTGGCGCGCCGCATCCAGCGCAACATCGGCAACCTCGGCACGGTCTACCGCACCGGTGGCGACGAGTTCGTGGTGCTGCTGCCCAACGTGCTGGCACGCGACAACGTGCTGCAGGTCGCCGATCGGCTGCTGGCCTTGGCAGGCACGCCCTACACCGTGGCCGCGCACGAACTGCACCAGGCCTTCAGCATCGGCATCAGCCTATTCCCGGAAGACGGTTACGACGCCGCCACGCTGATGATGCGCGCGGATGCCGCCATGTACCTGGCCAAGCGCAACGGCCGCAACGCCACCCGCTTCTACACGCGCGAACTCGCCTCCAGCGTCGATGCCCGCATCGAACTGGAAAACAGCCTGCGCCGCAGCCTGCGCAACGGCGACCTGTCGCTGCACTACCAGCCGCAGGTTGACCGTGCCAGCGGCCGCATCGTCGGCGTCGAGGGTCTGGCGCGATGGCAGCGCGGCGACCAGCTGATGATGCCGGGCGAGTTCCTGCCGATCGCGGAAGAAACCAACCTCATCGTCGACATCGACCAATGGGCGATCCGCGCCGCCTGCCGGCAGAACCGCATCTGGCAGCAGGCGGGCCTGCCCCCGATCCGTGTGTCGGTGAACATCGCCGCCGCCAACTTCGACACCGACGACCTGGTGGACACGGTGGTGGAGGCGCTGCGGGACAGCGGGCTGGCCGCCGAATTCCTCGAACTCGAAGTCACCGAGACCACGCTGATGCGGGACGTACAGCGCACCGACCGCACCCTGCGCGCATTGAAGGCGCTGGGCGTGCGCATCGCCATCGACGACTTCGGCACCGGCTTCTCCAGCCTCAGCTACCTGGGCAACTACGGCTTCAACGTGCTGAAGATCGACCAGTCCTTCGTGCGCGACGTGGCCGAGCCGAACCAGGCCGCCATCACCCGCGCCATCATCGGCCTGGCCGCGCAGCTGCAATGCCGCACCATCGCCGAGGGCGTGGAAACATCCGAGCAGGCCGCCTGGCTCGCCGCCAACGGCTGCGACGAACTGCAGGGCAACTACTTCAGCGAGCCGCTGCCGGCGGCGGAATTCGCCAAGCTGTATGCGCGCGGCACGACGTGGGACATTCCTCGCGCCACCCCCGACGCCGGCATGCCGACGTCGTGA
- a CDS encoding 3-deoxy-7-phosphoheptulonate synthase class II, with the protein MNPSDRNLRAVTLPPNWAPDSWRQRQAMQMPTYPDAEALEAALGELRQLPPLVTSWEIFSLKKQLAEAQEGKRFLLQGGDCAENFSDCESGLISNRLKVLLQMSLVLVHGLRLPVVRVGRFAGQYAKPRSADTETRDGVTLPSYRGDVVNAPEFTAEARVPDPRRMIKAHARSAMTMNFVRALIDGGFADLHHPEYWNLNWVGYSPLAAEYQHMVASIGDAVRFMETLSGSEVHNLNRIDFYTSHEALLLPYEEALTREVPRQWGWFNLSTHYPWIGMRTAAVDGAHVEYLRGVRNPIAIKVGPSVTPDQLLRLIDVLNPEDEPGRLTFIHRMGASQIADKLPPLLDAVRRDGRRVLWVCDPMHGNTESTSNGFKTRRFDNVRSEVEQSFDLHAAAGTRLGGVHLELTGEDVTECTGGARELTDADLERAYRSTVDPRLNYEQSLEIAMCIVRKQNQLAAPTAR; encoded by the coding sequence ATGAATCCGTCCGACCGCAACCTGCGCGCCGTCACCCTGCCGCCGAACTGGGCGCCGGACAGCTGGCGCCAGCGTCAGGCGATGCAGATGCCCACGTATCCCGATGCCGAGGCGCTGGAGGCCGCGCTGGGCGAACTGCGCCAGCTACCTCCTCTGGTGACGTCGTGGGAGATCTTCTCGCTGAAGAAGCAGTTGGCCGAGGCGCAGGAAGGCAAGCGCTTTCTGCTGCAGGGCGGCGACTGCGCCGAGAACTTCAGCGACTGCGAGTCGGGGCTGATCTCGAACCGGTTGAAGGTGCTGCTGCAGATGAGCCTGGTGCTGGTGCACGGACTGCGCCTGCCGGTGGTCCGCGTCGGCCGCTTCGCGGGGCAGTACGCCAAGCCGCGGTCGGCGGATACCGAAACGCGTGATGGCGTCACCCTGCCCAGCTATCGCGGCGACGTGGTCAACGCGCCGGAATTCACGGCCGAGGCGCGGGTGCCGGATCCGCGCCGCATGATCAAGGCGCATGCGCGCTCGGCGATGACGATGAACTTCGTGCGCGCCCTGATCGATGGCGGCTTCGCCGACCTTCACCACCCCGAATACTGGAACCTCAACTGGGTCGGCTATTCGCCGCTGGCGGCCGAGTACCAGCACATGGTCGCGTCGATCGGCGACGCGGTGAGGTTCATGGAAACCCTCTCGGGCTCCGAGGTTCACAACCTCAACCGCATCGATTTCTACACCTCGCACGAGGCCTTGCTGCTGCCCTACGAAGAAGCGCTGACCCGCGAGGTGCCGCGCCAGTGGGGCTGGTTCAACCTCAGCACGCACTATCCGTGGATCGGCATGCGCACCGCCGCCGTCGATGGCGCGCACGTGGAGTACCTGCGTGGCGTGCGCAACCCCATCGCGATCAAGGTGGGGCCGTCGGTCACGCCGGACCAGTTGTTGCGCCTGATCGACGTGCTGAATCCGGAAGACGAACCCGGCCGCCTGACCTTCATCCATCGCATGGGCGCGAGCCAGATCGCGGACAAGCTGCCGCCCCTGCTGGATGCGGTGCGCCGCGATGGCCGTCGCGTGCTGTGGGTCTGCGATCCGATGCACGGCAACACCGAGAGCACCAGCAACGGGTTCAAGACGCGGCGTTTCGACAATGTTCGCAGCGAGGTCGAGCAGTCGTTCGACCTGCACGCCGCCGCCGGCACCCGCCTGGGTGGCGTGCACCTGGAGCTGACGGGCGAGGACGTCACCGAATGCACCGGCGGCGCGCGCGAGCTGACCGACGCGGACCTGGAACGGGCGTATCGCTCCACCGTGGATCCGCGCCTGAACTACGAGCAGTCGCTCGAGATCGCCATGTGCATCGTGCGCAAGCAGAACCAGCTGGCCGCGCCCACCGCGCGGTAA
- the rpsD gene encoding 30S ribosomal protein S4, translated as MARYIGPTCKLARREGADLSLKSPARALDSKCKLEQKPGQHGATARKGKLSDYATQLREKQKVKRIYGLLERQFRNYYKKASTKKGNTGENLLQLLETRLDNVIYRMGFAVTRPAARQLVSHRGVLVNGKPVNLPSYQVKAGDAIALSEKAQKQLRVQESLTVAEQLDLNPSWVEVDAKKFSGVFKAVPARSDLPADINEALIVELYSK; from the coding sequence ATGGCTCGTTATATCGGTCCTACCTGTAAGCTCGCGCGCCGTGAAGGCGCCGACCTGTCGCTCAAGAGCCCGGCCCGTGCGCTGGACTCCAAGTGCAAGCTGGAGCAGAAGCCCGGCCAGCACGGCGCGACCGCCCGCAAGGGCAAGCTGTCCGACTACGCCACCCAGCTGCGTGAAAAGCAGAAGGTCAAGCGTATCTACGGTCTGCTGGAGCGTCAGTTCCGCAACTACTACAAGAAGGCCTCGACCAAGAAGGGCAACACCGGCGAGAACCTGCTGCAGCTGCTGGAAACCCGTCTCGACAACGTCATCTACCGCATGGGCTTCGCCGTGACCCGTCCGGCCGCCCGCCAGCTGGTCTCGCACCGTGGCGTGCTGGTCAATGGCAAGCCGGTCAACCTGCCGTCCTACCAGGTCAAGGCCGGCGACGCGATCGCGCTGTCGGAGAAGGCCCAGAAGCAGCTCCGCGTTCAGGAGTCGCTGACTGTTGCCGAGCAGCTCGACCTGAACCCGTCGTGGGTAGAAGTCGACGCCAAGAAGTTCAGCGGTGTGTTCAAGGCGGTGCCGGCGCGTTCGGACCTGCCCGCCGACATCAACGAAGCGCTGATCGTCGAGTTGTACTCGAAGTAA
- the rpsM gene encoding 30S ribosomal protein S13, with translation MARIAGVNLPAQKHVWVGLQSIYGIGRTRSKKVCEAAGVASTTKIRDLSEPEVERLRAEVGKYVVEGDLRREVGIAIKRLMDLGCYRGLRHRRGLPLRGQRTRTNARTRKGPRKAIKK, from the coding sequence ATGGCGCGTATTGCAGGTGTCAACCTGCCTGCCCAGAAGCATGTCTGGGTCGGTTTGCAAAGCATCTACGGCATTGGCCGTACCCGTTCCAAGAAGGTCTGCGAAGCCGCCGGCGTCGCCTCGACCACCAAGATCCGCGACCTGTCGGAGCCGGAAGTCGAGCGCCTGCGCGCCGAAGTCGGCAAGTACGTGGTCGAGGGCGACCTGCGCCGTGAAGTCGGCATCGCGATCAAGCGCCTGATGGACCTGGGTTGCTACCGCGGTCTGCGCCACCGTCGCGGCCTGCCGCTGCGTGGCCAGCGCACCCGTACCAATGCTCGCACCCGCAAGGGTCCGCGCAAAGCCATCAAGAAGTAA
- the rpsK gene encoding 30S ribosomal protein S11, translating into MAKPAAAKVKKKIKRVITDGVAHVHASFNNTIVTITDRQGNALSWATSGGAGFRGSRKSTPFAAQVAAEKAGRAALDYGVKSLEVRIKGPGPGRESAVRSLNNVGYKITNIIDVTPIPHNGCRPPKKRRV; encoded by the coding sequence ATGGCCAAGCCAGCAGCTGCCAAAGTCAAGAAGAAGATCAAGCGCGTCATCACCGACGGCGTCGCCCACGTCCACGCTTCTTTCAACAACACCATCGTCACCATCACCGACCGCCAGGGCAATGCGCTCTCGTGGGCGACCTCGGGTGGTGCCGGTTTCCGCGGTTCCCGCAAGTCCACGCCGTTCGCGGCCCAGGTCGCTGCCGAGAAGGCCGGCCGTGCCGCACTGGACTACGGCGTGAAGTCGCTGGAAGTCCGCATCAAGGGCCCGGGTCCGGGTCGTGAGTCGGCCGTGCGTTCGTTGAACAACGTGGGCTACAAGATCACCAACATCATCGACGTGACGCCCATCCCGCACAACGGGTGCCGTCCGCCGAAAAAGCGTCGCGTCTAA
- the rplQ gene encoding 50S ribosomal protein L17, with amino-acid sequence MRHQKAGRKFNRTSAHREAMFRNMAASLIKHGLIKTTLPKAKELRRVAEPLITLGKVDGVANRRLAFSRLRDKEAVGTLFTTLGPRYQARPGGYLRILKCGFRAGDNAPMAYVELVGRPEAAAE; translated from the coding sequence ATGCGCCACCAGAAAGCCGGTCGCAAGTTCAACCGCACCAGCGCCCATCGCGAAGCGATGTTCCGCAACATGGCCGCCTCGCTCATCAAGCACGGCCTGATCAAGACCACCCTGCCGAAGGCCAAGGAACTGCGCCGCGTTGCCGAGCCGCTGATCACCCTCGGCAAGGTCGATGGCGTCGCCAACCGCCGCCTCGCCTTCTCGCGCCTGCGCGACAAGGAAGCCGTCGGCACGCTGTTCACCACCCTCGGCCCGCGTTACCAGGCGCGTCCGGGTGGCTACCTGCGCATCCTGAAGTGCGGCTTCCGTGCCGGCGACAACGCGCCGATGGCGTACGTCGAGCTGGTCGGCCGTCCGGAAGCGGCGGCCGAATAA